In a genomic window of Argonema galeatum A003/A1:
- a CDS encoding Uma2 family endonuclease, which produces MTSFHRQIPQSDPPLSPRQTLPTMYDLPSEDPEEPGLPDLFHLLQPRLLDGTFRPPNYPPEQILVASDLNLYYDLRHTNWYKRPDWYAVVGISRLYEGHDLRSSYVIWQEEVSPFVVVELLSPGTEDEDLGRTVRQRGNPPTKWQVYERILRVHYYIIFSRYTNELQTFRLVGSQYEPVSLTDGRLLIPELGLSLGLWQGEYEGINRLWLRWLTLEGELIPIPREETLIAQQQANAAIARAMEAEERAERLAAKLRELNINPDEV; this is translated from the coding sequence GTGACTAGCTTTCATCGCCAAATTCCCCAATCAGATCCCCCACTTTCCCCTCGACAAACCTTGCCAACAATGTACGATCTTCCCAGTGAAGATCCAGAGGAACCCGGTTTGCCCGATCTATTTCATTTGCTGCAACCCCGTCTTTTAGATGGTACATTTCGCCCACCAAACTATCCACCGGAGCAAATCTTGGTGGCTAGCGATCTGAATCTGTACTACGATTTGCGGCATACTAACTGGTATAAGCGTCCTGATTGGTACGCAGTGGTAGGTATTTCCAGACTTTACGAAGGGCATGATTTGCGATCGAGCTATGTCATCTGGCAAGAGGAAGTTAGCCCATTTGTAGTAGTTGAATTATTGTCACCTGGTACGGAAGATGAAGATTTAGGTAGAACAGTTCGGCAAAGAGGAAATCCACCCACAAAGTGGCAAGTTTACGAGCGAATTCTGCGCGTTCATTATTATATTATTTTTAGTCGCTATACCAATGAACTCCAGACATTTCGCCTAGTGGGTAGCCAATACGAACCTGTATCCTTAACTGATGGACGTTTGCTGATTCCCGAACTGGGATTAAGTTTAGGTTTGTGGCAAGGTGAATATGAAGGAATCAATCGTTTGTGGTTGCGGTGGCTGACTCTAGAAGGAGAGTTAATTCCAATTCCCCGCGAGGAAACTTTAATTGCTCAGCAACAAGCTAACGCTGCTATTGCTAGAGCTATGGAAGCCGAAGAACGCGCTGAAAGATTAGCAGCAAAATTGCGCGAGTTGAATATCAATCCAGATGAGGTTTGA